A portion of the Hymenobacter gelipurpurascens genome contains these proteins:
- a CDS encoding ribonuclease HII, which produces MLLATYTGQPLEAGLDEAGRGCLAGPVFAAAVILPPDFAPQFLNDSKQMTARRRELVRTEICQEAIAWAVAEASPDEIASINIAQASYLAMHRAVEKLSQVPTHLLVDGNRFRPHPTLPHTCIIGGDGLYRSIAAASVLAKTFRDDRMCELAAEYPYYGWEQNAGYPTVQHRAAIRDHGPTEHHRMGFRLL; this is translated from the coding sequence ATGTTACTTGCTACTTATACCGGCCAACCATTGGAAGCGGGCCTCGATGAAGCGGGCCGAGGCTGCCTAGCCGGGCCCGTTTTTGCGGCGGCTGTTATCCTACCTCCCGATTTTGCTCCGCAATTCCTCAACGACTCCAAGCAGATGACCGCCCGCCGGCGGGAACTAGTACGCACGGAAATTTGCCAAGAGGCCATAGCCTGGGCCGTGGCGGAAGCCTCGCCCGATGAAATAGCCAGTATCAATATTGCTCAGGCCAGCTACCTGGCAATGCACCGCGCGGTAGAAAAGCTTAGCCAGGTGCCCACGCATTTGCTGGTAGATGGCAACCGCTTTCGTCCGCATCCTACGCTGCCGCACACCTGCATTATTGGCGGCGACGGACTGTACCGCTCCATTGCGGCCGCCTCTGTGCTGGCCAAAACCTTCCGCGATGACCGTATGTGCGAGCTGGCCGCCGAGTACCCGTACTATGGCTGGGAGCAAAATGCCGGCTACCCCACCGTGCAGCACCGCGCCGCCATCCGCGACCATGGCCCGACGGAGCACCATCGGATGGGCTTTCGATTATTATAA
- a CDS encoding NUDIX domain-containing protein, with protein MSNQHLSDLDESHNPWQTHSSEVLYENPWIRVREDEITNPAGNPGIYGVVSMKNKALGIIPVDADGNTWLVGQFRYTLNEYCWEIPMGGGPVELDILESAQRELREETGITAHRWTNIARLHTSNSVTDEEGFVFLAQDLEFGEHEPEETEDLRVWKLPLSEAVEMVMNNRITDAISAAGLLKAARLLDIR; from the coding sequence ATGTCCAATCAGCATTTATCCGATTTAGACGAATCCCACAATCCGTGGCAAACGCATAGCAGCGAGGTACTCTACGAGAACCCCTGGATACGCGTGCGGGAAGACGAGATTACAAACCCAGCTGGCAACCCCGGAATCTATGGCGTAGTCTCCATGAAAAACAAGGCCTTAGGCATTATCCCGGTTGATGCGGACGGCAACACCTGGCTCGTAGGCCAGTTCCGGTACACCCTGAACGAATACTGCTGGGAAATCCCGATGGGCGGCGGCCCGGTAGAACTGGATATCTTGGAATCGGCCCAACGGGAGCTGCGGGAAGAAACCGGCATCACGGCCCACCGCTGGACCAATATTGCGCGCCTGCATACGTCCAACTCCGTGACGGATGAGGAAGGCTTTGTATTCCTGGCCCAGGACCTGGAGTTTGGCGAACATGAGCCGGAGGAAACCGAAGATCTGCGCGTCTGGAAACTGCCACTTTCGGAAGCCGTTGAAATGGTCATGAACAACCGCATCACCGATGCCATCAGCGCAGCAGGCTTGTTGAAGGCGGCTCGTCTGTTAGATATTCGCTAG
- a CDS encoding lysophospholipid acyltransferase family protein gives MRRLLRFLGHRLYTTWATFWFVLPFVLTYPLQWLLSRQKRHRLLHMVNRGWSIFSIRMWGVPVTIIKKSPLPPSQTCVYVANHGSYIDIMLLFKAIPGFLNMVGKSALAEVPAWGPIFGGAYITVNRENAISRGRSMVAARRSLEAGRSVVFFPEGTISPKPGEEMVPFKEGAFQLAIAAGVPIVPISMPLNHRFMPDVKGSLRVRYSPLKLVMHEPIPTTGLTQADAVALKDRVYDIIKSEFLPEAAGIPEASTWRKPTNQSNKKQLA, from the coding sequence ATGCGCCGCTTGCTTCGTTTTCTAGGCCACCGTCTGTACACCACTTGGGCAACCTTCTGGTTTGTGCTGCCTTTTGTGCTGACGTATCCGCTGCAGTGGCTGCTGAGCCGACAGAAGCGGCACCGTTTGCTGCACATGGTTAACCGAGGCTGGAGCATTTTCTCCATCCGGATGTGGGGCGTGCCCGTCACGATTATCAAGAAAAGCCCGCTCCCGCCTAGCCAGACCTGCGTGTATGTAGCCAATCATGGCTCTTACATTGATATCATGCTGCTGTTTAAGGCCATACCAGGTTTCCTGAATATGGTAGGTAAAAGCGCCCTGGCAGAAGTCCCGGCCTGGGGGCCCATCTTCGGCGGAGCATACATTACGGTCAACCGGGAAAACGCCATCAGCCGGGGCCGCTCTATGGTGGCCGCCCGCCGCAGTCTGGAAGCAGGCCGCTCGGTCGTGTTCTTTCCGGAGGGTACCATCTCGCCCAAGCCCGGCGAAGAAATGGTGCCTTTCAAGGAAGGGGCTTTTCAACTGGCCATTGCTGCCGGCGTACCCATCGTTCCGATTAGTATGCCGCTGAACCACCGGTTCATGCCGGATGTAAAAGGATCATTACGAGTGCGCTATTCGCCGCTGAAGCTCGTTATGCATGAGCCGATTCCGACCACCGGGCTTACGCAGGCAGATGCCGTAGCCTTGAAAGACCGGGTCTACGATATCATCAAAAGCGAATTTCTGCCGGAAGCGGCCGGAATTCCGGAGGCCAGCACCTGGCGCAAGCCAACAAACCAATCCAACAAAAAGCAACTGGCCTAG
- the gatC gene encoding Asp-tRNA(Asn)/Glu-tRNA(Gln) amidotransferase subunit GatC: MSTDLATLRKLAHLARLEFDENKEQQMLGDLNKILDWVDQLRQLDTSDVEPLVHLSQEINVLRPDEAHNTVSHQEGLRNAPRKDSDYFRVPKVLE; encoded by the coding sequence TTGAGCACCGATCTAGCCACCCTGCGCAAACTGGCCCACCTGGCCCGCCTAGAATTCGACGAAAACAAAGAGCAGCAGATGCTCGGCGACCTGAACAAAATTCTCGACTGGGTTGATCAGCTGCGCCAGCTCGATACTTCTGATGTGGAGCCGCTCGTTCATCTTTCGCAAGAAATCAACGTGCTCCGGCCCGATGAAGCCCACAACACCGTGAGCCATCAGGAAGGATTGCGCAATGCCCCGCGCAAAGACTCCGATTATTTCCGCGTCCCGAAAGTATTAGAATAA